The following proteins are encoded in a genomic region of Labeo rohita strain BAU-BD-2019 chromosome 5, IGBB_LRoh.1.0, whole genome shotgun sequence:
- the arl6ip4 gene encoding ADP-ribosylation factor-like protein 6-interacting protein 4 has translation MGGSDDGSRSKSRHRDESKSRSLSSSSARRSSPSPQKKRERSTERKKMKRRSPSSSSSSSSSTSPSREKKAKKKKKRREVKKLKREKKKEKKEKKRLKKLALKAERAAASQSTAASDEKPETYLKTWQIEEAKEHGPVMTDEQKARLCTKRPMTKEEYEARQSVIRRVLDPETGRTRLVRGDGEILEEIVSKDRHKEINKQATKGDGDVFQKRLGISR, from the exons ATGGGAGGGAGTGATGATGGCAGCAGATCTAAGAGCAGACACAGAGATGAGAGCAAATCAAGAAGCTTGTCATCATCAAGCGCCAGGAGATCCAGCCCAAGCCCCCAAAAGAAACGTGAACGTTCGACTG AGAGGAAAAAGATGAAAAGGAGAAGTCCCTCCAGCTCTTCATCATCTTCTAGCTCCACTTCCCCATCCAGAGAAAAAAAGgctaagaagaagaagaaacggcGAGAAGTTAAGAAACTGAAGCGTGAAAAGAAGAAGgagaaaaaggaaaagaagAGGCTGAAGAAGCTGGCGTTGAAAGCTGAAAGAGCAGCAGCTTCACAATCAACTGCTGCTTCTGATGAAAAACCTGAAACGTACCTGAAGACCTGGCAGATTGAAGAAGCGAAAGAACACGGGCCTG TCATGACTGATGAACAGAAGGCCAGACTTTGCACCAAGAGACCAATGACAAAGGAAGAATACGAGGCCAGACAAAGTGTCATCCGCCGCGTCCTGGACCCCGAGACAGGGCGGACCAG GCTTGTAAGAGGCGACGGGGAAATTTTAGAAGAAATTGTCAGCAAGGACCGACACAAGGAAATCAACAAG CAAGCCACTAAAGGAGATGGTGATGTCTTCCAGAAGAGACTGGGCATCAGTAGGTAG
- the mtrfr gene encoding mitochondrial translation release factor in rescue, which translates to MTSPLLVHQRVLAACKLRWGSLNTGTSLTLPPHWRLTGWPCVLAAGKKYQIDLPEVHEEDLDEQFVRGSGPGGQATNKTSNCVVLRHIPTGIVVKCHQTRSVDLNRKRAREILREKLEIAYKGEESELVKMKKESIQRKQDKRKKVNENIEKKRQFKEMLSADQEDDKC; encoded by the exons ATGACTTCGCCTCTTTTAGTCCATCAGCGTGTTTTGGCCGCCTGTAAGCTGCGCTGGGGTTCACTGAACACGGGGACGAGCCTCACACTTCCCCCGCACTGGCGATTAACGGGATGGCCGTGTGTTTTAGCTGCTGGTAAGAAATACCAAATTGACCTGCCAGAAGTACACGAGGAAGACCTCGATGAACAGTTTGTTCGGGGGTCTGGTCCCGGAGGACAAGCCACCAACAAAACCAGCAACTGTGTGGTGCTCAGGCACATTCCCACAGGGATCGTAGTAAAG TGTCACCAGACCAGATCGGTGGATTTGAACAGAAAACGAGCACGGGAGATTTTACGTGAGAAACTGGAAATTGCATATAAGGGTGAGGAAAGTGAATTGgtgaaaatgaaaaaggaatCCATACAAAGGAAACAGGACAAAcggaaaaaagtaaatgaaaacatagaaaaaaagagacaattCAAGGAGATGCTGTCTGCAGACCAAGAAGATGACAAATGCTGA
- the rilpl2 gene encoding RILP-like protein 2, whose product MEGRHDSSPMQAFDKDVLEMTCEDVYDISYVIGRDLLKVNTGSREFSDLQFKIVRVLEMFESMVNKYNLSLEELRMELDNMKREMERVVAEGSSGNDSNTVGPNKLVVDLKDPNRPRFTMQELKEVLQERNNLKAQLLLAQEELQLYKSGVLGSEQKMVEVNLETLPQSEPAPSSITEEPKEKSTIQKLFSFRQK is encoded by the exons ATGGAAGGGCGACACGACAGTTCACCCATGCAGGCTTTCGATAAGGACGTTTTGGAAATGACTTGTGAAGATGTTTATGACATTTCTTACGTGATCGGCAGAGATTTATTAAAAGTCAACACAGGTAGCCGGGAATTCTCGGATTTACAGTTCAAAATCGTCCGTGTGCTGGAAATGTTTGAGAGTATGGTGAACAAATACAACCTGTCGCTGGAGGAGCTGAGGATGGAACTGGATAACATGAAACGAGAAATGGAAAGAGTTGTAGCAGAAGGTTCAAGTGGTAATGATAGCAAT ACTGTTGGGCCAAACAAACTAGTCGTGGACTTAAAAGACCCAAACCGACCACGATTCACCATGCAGGAGTTAAAGGAAGTTCTGCAGGAGAGAAATAACCTTAAAGCCCAGCTGTTGCTGGCCCAAGAGGAGCTACAGCTCTACAAGAG TGGGGTCCTGGGATCAGAGCAGAAGATGGTGGAAGTAAATCTGGAGACTCTTCCTCAGTCAGAACCCGCACCCTCCAGTATTACAGAGGAGCCCAAAGAGAAGAGCACCATTCAGAAACT gTTTTCATTTCGGCAAAAATAG
- the kmt5ab gene encoding lysine methyltransferase 5Ab: MGKGKKSTSAKRGPEDGRINEKVEEAKENKPGKPTTCQVQPTIHSCLNLSKPLRSNPLGVILDDNTTGPLPKDTSKQNEVKDAELNAPKEGDTSKQSPVCGHNEQTAVPHKGSGTRKQTKSGQRINSEKTDRKLKNKESELNRKVTDYFPVRRSGRKSKAELKCEEQRHIDDLIRNNVEEGLKVKNIEGKGRGVFADRAFQKDQFVVEYHGDLLEIADAKARESQYAQDPATGCYMYYFRYHDKTYCVDATKETNRLGRLINHSKNGNLRTKLHEINGKPHLIFLASRDLKVDEELLYDYGDRSKEAIAAHPWLKQ, from the exons ATGGGTAaag GCAAAAAGTCGACTTCTGCCAAACGAGGACCTGAGGACGGCAGAATAAACGAGAAAGTAGAAGAGGCTAAAGAGAACAAACCTGGAAAACCCACA ACATGCCAAGTGCAGCCAACAATACATAGTTGTCTGAATCTCAGCAAGCCGCTTCGCAGTAACCCACTGGGTGTTATTTTAGACGACAATACAACGGGACCTTTACCTAAAGACACCAGCAAACAGAATGAAG TCAAAGATGCAGAGCTGAATGCACCTAAAGAAGGGGACACTAGCAAACAGAGCCCTGTTTGTGGACATAATGAGCAGACTGCTGTGCCTCATAAAGGGTCTGGGACAAGGAAACAAACTAAATCTGGGCAAAGGATAAATTCTGAAAAGACAGACAGGAA attgaaaaacaaagaatctgAACTCAATCGAAAGGTCACCGATTATTTTCCAGTCAGGCGAAGTGGCAGGAAAAGCAAAGCTGAGTTAAAG TGTGAAGAGCAGCGGCACATTGACGATCTCATCAGAAACAATGTTGAAGAGGGGCTCAAG GTGAAAAATATTGAGGGAAAAGGAAGAGGTGTTTTTGCAGACCGAGCGTTTCAGAAAGACCAGTTTGTAGTGGAGTATCATGGGGATTTGTTAGAAATTGCTGATGCAAAGGCAAGAGAGTCTCAATATGCTCAAGACCCAGCCACCGGCTGCTACATGTACTATTTCCGCTACCACGATAAAACCTACTG TGTGGATGCTACTAAAGAAACCAACCGTCTGGGCCGGCTGATCAACCACAGTAAGAACGGCAATCTTCGGACCAAGCTGCACGAGATCAACGGCAAACCTCACCTCATCTTCCTGGCTTCCAGAGACCTCAAAGTAGACGAGGAGCTGCTGTATGATTACGGTGACCGCAGTAAAGAAGCCATCGCTGCTCATCCTTGGCTTAAGCAGTAA